Proteins co-encoded in one Polynucleobacter sp. MWH-UH19D genomic window:
- a CDS encoding DegQ family serine endoprotease, with translation MKKHFIALLAILSLGQMSFVPPAIAQNPRVTIPDFADLVERASPAVVNIRTTEKVMVQQQGGIPGMPEDQAEFFRRFFGVPIPGIPNGPKQSQPNSGKPQEADRGVGSGFIIESNGLILTNAHVVEGATTIYVTLTDKREFKAKLLGMDKRTDVAVVKIEARDLPKLPLGDSSRVRVGEWVLAIGSPFGLENTVTAGIVSAKSRDTGDYLPFIQTDVAVNPGNSGGPLLNTAGQVIGINSQIFSRSGGYMGISFAIPIDEAMRVADQLRTNGKMTRGRIGVALGEMTKDVAESLGLGKPRGAYVRNVEANGPAASGGIEAGDVILSFNGRDIAKSTDLPRVVGDTKPGTPVTVQVWRKGTTRDLTVTVSDGEAAQVASKKSEAPTNGGSVNTLGVAVSDVSDAKKRDLNIKGGVEVTGLGDGPLARAGIRPGDVIIRIADTDISGAKQFEALVKGLDANKAVPVFIRRADSTLVVPVRPK, from the coding sequence ATGAAAAAGCACTTTATTGCGCTCTTGGCTATTTTGAGTCTGGGGCAAATGTCGTTTGTTCCACCCGCTATTGCGCAAAACCCACGCGTCACAATTCCTGATTTTGCGGATTTAGTCGAGCGCGCGAGTCCCGCCGTGGTCAATATTCGCACCACTGAAAAGGTCATGGTTCAGCAACAAGGTGGCATTCCAGGAATGCCTGAAGATCAAGCAGAATTCTTCCGCCGTTTTTTTGGTGTGCCTATCCCAGGAATTCCAAATGGCCCCAAGCAATCACAACCTAACTCAGGTAAACCACAAGAAGCTGATCGTGGTGTTGGCTCTGGTTTCATTATTGAATCCAATGGTTTGATTCTGACAAATGCACACGTAGTTGAAGGCGCCACTACGATTTATGTCACCCTTACCGATAAGCGCGAATTCAAAGCTAAGTTACTCGGCATGGATAAGCGTACCGATGTAGCGGTTGTCAAAATTGAAGCACGTGATTTGCCTAAATTACCTTTGGGCGATTCTTCAAGGGTGCGAGTTGGTGAGTGGGTGCTGGCAATTGGCTCACCATTTGGTTTAGAGAACACCGTCACCGCAGGGATTGTTTCGGCTAAGAGTCGCGATACTGGTGATTACTTGCCCTTTATACAAACAGACGTTGCGGTCAATCCAGGTAACTCTGGTGGGCCCTTGTTAAATACTGCTGGCCAAGTCATTGGGATTAACTCTCAGATCTTTAGTCGCTCTGGCGGTTATATGGGAATCTCTTTTGCCATTCCAATTGATGAGGCAATGCGAGTTGCTGATCAATTGCGTACCAATGGAAAAATGACGCGCGGTCGCATCGGTGTTGCACTTGGCGAGATGACTAAAGACGTTGCCGAGAGTTTAGGTTTAGGTAAACCCCGTGGTGCATATGTGCGTAACGTTGAGGCAAATGGCCCTGCTGCAAGTGGCGGCATTGAAGCGGGTGATGTCATTCTCAGTTTTAATGGTCGAGATATTGCTAAATCAACGGACTTGCCTAGAGTTGTGGGTGATACTAAGCCTGGCACGCCTGTTACCGTTCAAGTTTGGCGTAAAGGTACTACTCGTGACTTAACAGTAACGGTTTCTGATGGTGAAGCTGCTCAGGTCGCAAGCAAAAAATCTGAAGCGCCTACCAATGGTGGAAGCGTCAATACTTTGGGTGTAGCGGTCAGCGATGTATCTGATGCCAAAAAGAGGGATCTCAATATCAAAGGCGGTGTCGAAGTTACTGGTTTGGGTGATGGTCCTCTAGCCAGAGCGGGCATACGTCCTGGCGATGTCATTATTCGAATTGCAGATACTGATATCTCAGGCGCTAAGCAGTTTGAGGCTCTTGTAAAAGGTCTGGACGCCAATAAGGCTGTCCCAGTCTTTATTCGCCGTGCTGACAGCACTTTGGTAGTGCCTGTAAGGCCAAAATAA
- the lepA gene encoding translation elongation factor 4, with protein sequence MDLIRNFSIIAHIDHGKSTLADRIIQLCGGLSDREMEAQVLDSMDIERERGITIKAQTAALNYKAKDGKTYNINLIDTPGHVDFSYEVSRSLSACEGALLVVDASQGVEAQTVANCYMALELGVEVVPVLNKIDLPQADPDRAKKEIEDVIGIDASEAVTCSAKTGMGVADVIEEMIAKVPPPKGDASAPLQALIIDSWFDNYVGVVMLIRVVNGTLKPKEKITLMANGSTHLVEHVGVFSPKSVDRPDLSAGQVGFVIAGIKELKAAKVGDTVTHAPGQQGRVPAAEPLPGFKEVKPQVFAGLYPVEASEYDQLRESLEKLKLNDASLLYEPEVSQALGFGFRCGFLGLLHMEIVQERLERQYGMNLITTAPTVVYQVQQSDGTTIMVDNPSKMPEVSKIDTILEPIVTVNLYMPQEYVGSVITLCVGKRGIQTGMNYLGRQVQLTYELPMAEIVLDFFDRLKSISRGYASMDYEFKEYRPADVVKVDILINGDRVDALSVIVHRSNSQSRGREVVAKMRGIIPRQMFDVAIQAAIGSNIVARENVKALRKNVLAKCYGGDISRKRKLLEKQKEGKKRMKQVGNVEIPQEAFLAILQVED encoded by the coding sequence ATGGATTTAATCCGCAATTTTTCTATCATCGCTCACATCGATCACGGCAAATCTACGCTCGCCGATCGCATTATTCAACTTTGTGGCGGTCTCTCTGATCGCGAAATGGAAGCGCAGGTGCTCGATTCAATGGATATCGAGCGTGAGCGTGGCATCACGATTAAGGCGCAAACTGCAGCGCTCAATTACAAAGCCAAAGATGGCAAGACCTACAACATCAATTTGATTGATACACCAGGGCACGTTGACTTTTCATATGAAGTCAGTCGATCTTTATCAGCATGCGAAGGTGCCTTGTTGGTGGTTGATGCGAGTCAAGGTGTTGAAGCGCAAACGGTTGCGAACTGTTACATGGCTCTTGAGTTGGGGGTTGAAGTTGTCCCGGTTCTCAATAAGATCGATTTGCCACAGGCTGATCCCGATCGAGCTAAAAAAGAAATTGAAGATGTGATTGGCATCGATGCATCTGAGGCGGTAACCTGCTCAGCCAAGACGGGCATGGGTGTAGCAGATGTCATCGAAGAGATGATTGCAAAAGTGCCGCCGCCAAAAGGTGATGCATCAGCACCATTGCAAGCCTTAATTATTGATTCTTGGTTTGATAACTACGTTGGTGTTGTCATGCTGATCCGAGTTGTTAACGGAACCTTAAAGCCAAAGGAAAAGATCACATTAATGGCTAATGGCTCAACCCATTTGGTAGAGCATGTCGGTGTATTTAGTCCGAAATCAGTAGATCGTCCAGATTTATCTGCAGGTCAAGTAGGCTTTGTGATTGCTGGTATTAAAGAACTAAAAGCTGCAAAAGTCGGCGATACCGTGACTCATGCACCAGGACAGCAAGGTCGAGTTCCTGCTGCTGAGCCGCTACCAGGTTTTAAAGAAGTGAAGCCACAAGTGTTTGCTGGTTTATATCCAGTGGAAGCTAGTGAATACGATCAGTTACGCGAGTCACTTGAAAAACTCAAGCTTAATGACGCGTCGCTTTTGTATGAGCCTGAAGTATCTCAAGCATTGGGATTTGGCTTCCGTTGCGGTTTCTTGGGACTACTCCATATGGAGATCGTGCAAGAGCGCTTAGAGCGACAGTACGGCATGAACTTGATCACAACGGCGCCAACTGTGGTGTATCAAGTTCAGCAATCCGATGGCACCACCATCATGGTGGATAACCCATCCAAGATGCCCGAGGTTAGCAAGATTGATACGATTCTGGAGCCGATCGTCACAGTGAATCTCTACATGCCTCAGGAGTATGTCGGCTCGGTCATTACCCTGTGCGTTGGTAAGCGCGGTATTCAGACGGGCATGAACTATCTTGGACGCCAAGTACAGCTGACATATGAATTACCAATGGCTGAGATTGTGTTGGATTTCTTTGATCGTTTGAAGTCGATTTCTCGTGGCTATGCTTCGATGGATTATGAGTTTAAAGAATATCGCCCAGCAGATGTAGTGAAGGTTGATATTTTGATTAATGGGGATCGCGTAGACGCACTCTCAGTAATCGTTCACCGCAGCAACAGTCAATCCCGCGGTAGGGAAGTAGTTGCCAAAATGCGGGGCATTATTCCACGTCAAATGTTTGATGTGGCGATTCAGGCAGCCATTGGCAGCAATATCGTCGCTCGTGAAAACGTCAAAGCATTACGTAAGAACGTGTTAGCAAAGTGCTACGGTGGCGATATCTCGCGTAAGCGCAAGCTCCTTGAGAAGCAAAAAGAAGGTAAGAAGCGCATGAAGCAAGTAGGTAATGTGGAGATTCCACAAGAAGCATTCTTAGCAATTTTGCAGGTAGAAGATTAA
- the lepB gene encoding signal peptidase I has product MNFALILFILVVVSGIAWVADRVYFAPQRKAAGIERMPLWLEYTAGFFPVICAVFVLRSFIVEPFKIPSGSMIPTLQIGDFILVNKFTYGIRLPVINQKVIDLGSPKRGDVIVFRYPRDESVDYIKRVVALPGDVVTYENKRLSINGQPLQYSGGESYLDPENMRYAKRFTESFSVDLGGNRHEILNDPDRPATVFPAERFPGAEFCQYQASGLTCKVPAGHYFAMGDNRDNSADSRYWGFVPDKNLVGRAFFVWLNLGNLGRIGGFQ; this is encoded by the coding sequence ATGAATTTTGCTCTCATCCTCTTCATATTGGTCGTTGTTTCAGGCATTGCTTGGGTTGCTGACCGAGTTTATTTTGCGCCCCAAAGAAAAGCGGCTGGAATTGAACGCATGCCACTGTGGTTGGAGTACACCGCAGGATTTTTCCCTGTTATTTGTGCTGTATTTGTATTGCGGTCATTTATTGTTGAGCCCTTTAAGATTCCATCGGGTTCTATGATCCCAACGCTGCAAATTGGTGATTTTATTTTGGTAAATAAATTTACCTACGGGATTCGGTTGCCAGTGATTAATCAAAAAGTGATTGATTTGGGTTCGCCCAAGCGTGGGGATGTGATTGTCTTTCGCTATCCACGTGATGAATCCGTTGATTACATTAAACGTGTTGTGGCTTTGCCTGGTGATGTTGTCACATACGAAAATAAGCGTTTAAGCATTAATGGCCAACCTTTGCAATACAGTGGCGGTGAGTCTTATCTAGATCCAGAGAATATGCGCTATGCCAAGCGTTTTACAGAAAGCTTCTCTGTTGATTTAGGTGGCAATCGTCATGAGATTCTGAATGACCCGGATCGTCCTGCGACTGTTTTTCCAGCAGAGCGCTTCCCGGGTGCTGAGTTTTGTCAATACCAGGCATCGGGTTTGACTTGCAAAGTTCCTGCGGGTCATTATTTTGCGATGGGAGATAACCGTGATAACAGCGCAGATTCTCGTTACTGGGGATTTGTGCCAGACAAGAACTTGGTGGGTAGAGCCTTCTTTGTTTGGCTCAATCTAGGTAATCTTGGTCGTATTGGTGGCTTTCAATAA
- the rnc gene encoding ribonuclease III produces the protein MNARAVIETAPLQERLGYSFKKPELLNQALTHRSHSKKNNERLEFLGDSILNCVVAEMLYERYSDLDEGDLSRVRANLVKQQALYEIAQTLSLSDYLRLGEGELKSGGFRRPSILADTLEAVTGAIFLDGGFDAAKTCLRKLYSIILSQVDPKTLGKDDKTLLQECLQSYQLPLPTYNVTGTSGAAHNQQFEVECLIPSLKVSVKGEGASRRAAEQSAAKSALLAVLKALPQDSRKPKKTRSAKKKAAKKEATEEQLNLKLKG, from the coding sequence ATGAATGCGCGCGCCGTCATAGAAACCGCACCGCTTCAAGAGCGATTGGGTTACAGCTTTAAAAAACCAGAGCTGCTGAACCAAGCATTGACGCATCGCAGCCATAGCAAGAAAAATAATGAGCGCCTAGAGTTCCTAGGTGATTCGATATTAAATTGCGTAGTCGCTGAAATGCTCTATGAGCGCTATTCTGATTTGGATGAGGGTGATCTGTCTCGCGTGCGCGCCAATCTAGTCAAGCAGCAGGCCTTATATGAAATCGCCCAAACTCTATCGCTATCAGACTATCTGCGTCTAGGTGAAGGTGAGTTAAAGAGTGGGGGCTTTCGTAGGCCATCCATTTTGGCTGATACCTTAGAAGCCGTAACGGGCGCAATCTTTTTGGACGGTGGCTTTGATGCTGCTAAAACCTGCCTAAGAAAACTCTACTCAATCATTCTGTCGCAAGTTGATCCAAAAACATTGGGTAAAGATGACAAAACGCTTTTGCAAGAATGCCTGCAAAGCTATCAATTACCATTACCTACCTATAACGTCACTGGCACTAGTGGTGCTGCGCATAATCAGCAATTTGAAGTTGAGTGCTTGATACCAAGTCTTAAGGTTTCTGTAAAAGGTGAGGGTGCTTCTCGTCGAGCTGCTGAGCAGTCTGCTGCAAAAAGTGCCTTACTTGCTGTTTTGAAGGCATTGCCACAAGATTCTCGCAAGCCAAAGAAAACGCGCTCTGCTAAGAAAAAAGCCGCCAAGAAAGAGGCGACTGAAGAGCAATTGAATTTGAAGTTGAAGGGCTAA
- the era gene encoding GTPase Era produces the protein MFRCGTIAIVGRPNMGKSTLLNALVGQKISITSRKAQTTRHRILGVQNREEAQFIFIDTPGFQTRLMNALNKALNRTVTTALQDVNVVCFVVETGYFGEDDKKVLKLLPSDIPVVLVLNKLDLFNSRFQAPSERDQALLNFIKEMAKPWSELGGHEDQKSEFAEIVPMSAKSPGDIQRLLDVLEGYLPEGDPIYDGDTVTDRSERFLAAEILREKVFRFTGEELPYTSTVVIDQFKMDGKMRRISATILVDRDSHKAMIIGQKGERLKKISTDARIDMEKLFDGKVFLETWVKVKRGWADDRAELRAQGLE, from the coding sequence GTGTTTAGATGCGGCACTATTGCAATTGTTGGACGACCCAACATGGGAAAGTCTACTTTGCTCAATGCATTAGTAGGTCAAAAGATCAGCATCACTTCCCGTAAAGCGCAAACTACGCGTCACCGAATTTTAGGAGTTCAAAATCGTGAAGAGGCGCAATTTATCTTCATTGATACGCCAGGATTTCAGACGCGTTTAATGAATGCCCTCAACAAGGCTTTGAACCGGACGGTTACTACCGCTTTGCAAGATGTTAATGTGGTGTGCTTTGTTGTTGAGACTGGCTATTTTGGCGAGGATGATAAAAAAGTTCTGAAACTTTTGCCTAGCGATATACCAGTGGTATTGGTATTAAATAAGTTAGATTTATTTAATAGTCGTTTTCAGGCGCCATCAGAGCGCGATCAAGCTTTGCTCAATTTCATTAAGGAAATGGCAAAGCCTTGGTCTGAATTGGGTGGCCACGAAGATCAGAAGTCAGAGTTCGCAGAGATTGTGCCAATGAGCGCAAAGAGCCCAGGCGATATACAGCGATTGCTAGATGTGCTTGAGGGTTATTTGCCTGAAGGTGACCCGATTTACGATGGTGATACGGTTACCGATCGTAGCGAGCGCTTCTTGGCTGCTGAAATTTTGCGCGAGAAAGTATTTCGTTTTACAGGCGAAGAGTTGCCATATACATCTACTGTGGTTATTGATCAATTTAAGATGGATGGCAAGATGCGCAGAATATCTGCGACCATTTTGGTTGATCGCGACAGTCATAAGGCGATGATCATTGGTCAAAAAGGTGAGCGCCTAAAGAAAATTTCTACCGATGCCCGTATTGATATGGAAAAACTGTTTGATGGAAAAGTTTTTCTGGAGACATGGGTGAAGGTGAAGCGTGGTTGGGCGGATGATCGCGCTGAGTTACGGGCACAAGGGCTGGAATAA
- the recO gene encoding DNA repair protein RecO, with protein sequence MASIRVTDEPAFVLHSIPYKETSLILDVFTRQHGRMALIAKGAKRPHSTLRPVLQRFQPLLVSWSGKSELRTLTKSEWVGGMPSLVGDALLCGFYLNELLVKFLAREDEYEKLYDRYAETISALSALEESKGLEEILRPFELSLLQETGYAAALDRCVETNEAPIDHGQYVYQPEKGVRPVQADDPGHWPVLSGKSLLAIAVGDFTDPVTLSESKQLMRFLLGLHLQDQVLTTRQILIDLKKI encoded by the coding sequence ATGGCCTCGATTCGTGTTACTGACGAACCCGCTTTTGTATTGCACAGTATTCCTTATAAAGAAACCAGTCTCATTTTGGATGTCTTCACGCGACAGCATGGTCGTATGGCGCTCATCGCTAAAGGGGCAAAGCGCCCTCATTCCACATTAAGGCCAGTATTGCAGCGTTTTCAGCCACTCTTGGTCTCGTGGAGTGGAAAGTCAGAGTTGCGTACCCTAACCAAATCAGAGTGGGTGGGTGGTATGCCTTCATTGGTAGGCGATGCGCTCCTTTGTGGCTTCTATCTCAATGAATTGCTGGTGAAATTTTTGGCACGAGAAGATGAATATGAAAAGCTTTACGATCGCTATGCAGAAACAATTAGTGCTTTATCAGCTCTAGAGGAATCAAAGGGTTTAGAGGAAATTCTGCGTCCATTTGAACTGTCTTTATTACAGGAAACCGGTTATGCTGCAGCCCTTGATCGTTGCGTCGAGACAAATGAAGCGCCAATAGATCATGGTCAATATGTCTATCAACCAGAAAAAGGTGTGCGACCTGTACAGGCGGATGATCCTGGGCATTGGCCTGTGCTGAGTGGTAAATCTTTATTAGCAATAGCAGTTGGCGACTTTACTGATCCGGTAACGCTCTCAGAAAGTAAGCAATTGATGCGCTTTCTTCTGGGCTTGCATTTACAAGATCAAGTACTGACGACTCGTCAAATTCTGATTGATCTCAAGAAAATCTAG
- the pdxJ gene encoding pyridoxine 5'-phosphate synthase, with protein sequence MTSAHPLELGINIDHVATLRNARGTVYPDPIKAAQLAEEAGADLITLHLREDRRHIKDADLIALRPLIKTRMNLECAITPEMLNIACKVKPHDVCLVPEKREEVTTEGGLDVLGKFDLVKAATKQLQDAGIRVSLFIDPEENQIQAAKDVGATVVELHTGRYADLSGTQQEAELVRIRKAAQFGKSIGLRVNAGHGLHEGNVMPIAAIAELSELNIGHAIVAEALFKGWQQAIKDMKALMIQAR encoded by the coding sequence ATGACTTCAGCACATCCTTTGGAACTCGGAATTAATATCGATCACGTAGCAACCTTGCGCAATGCGCGGGGCACTGTTTACCCAGACCCTATTAAAGCGGCGCAATTGGCGGAAGAAGCAGGTGCTGATCTGATTACTTTGCACCTTCGTGAGGATCGCCGTCATATTAAGGACGCCGATTTAATCGCTTTGCGACCCTTGATTAAAACGCGCATGAATCTCGAGTGCGCAATTACCCCTGAAATGCTCAACATCGCTTGCAAGGTCAAGCCTCATGATGTTTGTTTGGTCCCAGAGAAGCGCGAAGAGGTCACTACCGAAGGCGGTCTTGATGTTTTGGGGAAATTTGATCTCGTCAAGGCGGCTACCAAGCAATTGCAAGATGCGGGCATCCGGGTATCGTTATTTATCGACCCAGAAGAAAATCAAATTCAGGCGGCTAAAGATGTGGGTGCTACTGTAGTGGAGTTGCATACTGGTCGGTATGCAGATTTATCTGGCACTCAACAAGAAGCTGAGTTAGTGCGTATACGTAAGGCAGCACAGTTTGGTAAAAGTATCGGATTAAGAGTGAATGCAGGCCATGGGTTGCATGAGGGCAATGTCATGCCGATTGCAGCGATTGCCGAATTATCAGAATTAAATATCGGGCATGCGATTGTCGCAGAAGCATTATTCAAAGGCTGGCAACAAGCAATCAAGGATATGAAGGCCTTGATGATTCAGGCTAGATAA
- the acpS gene encoding holo-ACP synthase, with the protein MIIGIGTDILQIERLQAAYDRTNGRLAEKILGPDEMLVFKHRLARNHKRGIAFLATRFAAKEAFSKAIGLGMRMPMTWRSLQTLNEPSGKPVTSYLGALAQFMRDKNWEAHVTVSDEQDMAIAHVIVTQK; encoded by the coding sequence ATGATTATTGGCATTGGCACGGACATTCTGCAGATTGAGCGCTTACAAGCTGCTTACGATCGCACCAATGGTCGCCTAGCCGAAAAGATACTGGGACCTGATGAGATGTTGGTTTTCAAACATCGACTTGCTAGGAACCATAAGCGAGGCATCGCCTTTTTAGCAACTCGTTTTGCTGCCAAAGAGGCCTTCTCAAAAGCGATAGGCTTAGGTATGAGAATGCCAATGACGTGGCGTTCTCTGCAAACTTTAAATGAGCCAAGCGGTAAACCAGTAACAAGCTACTTAGGCGCCTTGGCCCAATTCATGCGGGACAAAAACTGGGAGGCTCACGTTACGGTGAGCGATGAGCAAGACATGGCGATTGCGCATGTCATCGTCACTCAGAAGTAA
- the nagZ gene encoding beta-N-acetylhexosaminidase: MSKSTMKPGPITLDVVGQELNAEDRRRILHPLTGGVILFGRNFKDRKQLTKLTADIKKVRPDVLISIDHEGGRVQRCRADGFTHLPAMRKLGELWLAKNQSTHTAESAAQAMAAATACGYVLAAELRACGLDFSFTPVLDLDFGRSGVIGDRAFSRDPQIVFALAKSLNEGLRLAGMANCGKHFPGHGWAEADSHVAIPVDERSLAEILNDDAKPYEWLDLSLAAVMPAHVIYPQVDQNPAGFSRIWLHSVLRQELGFEGVIFSDDLSMEGASVAGSVVKGAEMALNAGCDAVLICNRPDLADQLLGSLQVSKIKQAESAVRLNKLMPISPAPSWAELQDEAQYRHAKGLLKQLKLIS; the protein is encoded by the coding sequence ATGAGTAAATCGACCATGAAGCCAGGCCCCATTACTTTGGATGTGGTGGGTCAGGAGCTCAATGCTGAAGATCGTCGTCGTATTTTGCATCCACTTACCGGTGGGGTGATTCTATTTGGCAGAAATTTCAAGGATCGTAAGCAATTAACGAAGTTAACTGCAGACATTAAAAAAGTTCGTCCCGATGTATTGATTTCCATAGATCACGAAGGTGGCCGCGTCCAGCGTTGCAGAGCAGATGGTTTCACGCACCTGCCAGCCATGCGCAAATTGGGAGAGCTTTGGCTTGCTAAAAATCAGTCCACTCATACTGCAGAATCTGCAGCTCAGGCAATGGCAGCAGCAACTGCTTGTGGTTACGTGCTTGCTGCTGAACTTCGTGCTTGTGGGCTAGATTTCAGTTTTACACCCGTTTTAGATTTGGATTTCGGTCGCAGTGGTGTGATTGGTGATCGTGCATTTAGTCGTGATCCGCAAATTGTTTTTGCTTTAGCGAAGAGCTTAAATGAAGGCCTGCGTCTAGCGGGTATGGCTAACTGTGGTAAACATTTTCCTGGTCATGGTTGGGCAGAGGCAGATTCTCACGTAGCCATTCCAGTGGATGAGCGTTCACTTGCAGAAATTTTGAATGACGATGCAAAACCTTATGAATGGCTTGATTTGAGTTTGGCTGCGGTCATGCCAGCGCATGTCATTTATCCGCAAGTTGACCAAAACCCTGCAGGTTTTTCTAGAATTTGGCTGCACTCGGTACTACGCCAAGAGCTTGGCTTTGAAGGCGTCATTTTTAGTGACGATCTCTCAATGGAAGGAGCTAGCGTTGCAGGATCGGTGGTGAAGGGTGCTGAGATGGCCTTAAATGCCGGATGTGATGCTGTGCTCATTTGTAATCGACCTGACTTAGCAGATCAACTGTTGGGCAGTCTTCAGGTTTCCAAAATTAAGCAGGCCGAATCCGCTGTGCGTTTGAATAAGCTAATGCCGATCAGTCCAGCGCCTTCATGGGCGGAGTTGCAGGATGAAGCTCAATATCGGCATGCTAAGGGGCTATTAAAGCAATTGAAGTTAATTAGCTGA
- the efp gene encoding elongation factor P, which yields MKTAQELRVGNVVMIGTDAMVVLKAEYSRSGRNSSVVKMKFKNLLTGAPNEGVYKADDKFDVVILDKKECTYSYFADPMYVFMDGDYNQYEVESEYMGDALNYLEEGMPCEVVFYEGKALSVAMPNSLVREITYTEPAVKGDTSSGKVLKTAKLATGYELQVPLFCNTGDKIEIDTRTGEYRSRAN from the coding sequence ATGAAAACAGCACAAGAACTCCGCGTTGGTAACGTAGTGATGATCGGCACTGATGCCATGGTCGTTTTAAAAGCAGAATATAGCCGCTCTGGCCGCAACTCTTCTGTTGTGAAAATGAAATTTAAGAACTTGTTAACTGGCGCGCCTAACGAAGGTGTTTACAAAGCTGATGACAAGTTTGATGTAGTGATTTTGGATAAGAAAGAATGCACTTACTCATATTTCGCCGATCCAATGTACGTATTTATGGATGGTGACTACAATCAATATGAAGTCGAGTCTGAGTACATGGGTGATGCATTGAACTACCTCGAAGAAGGTATGCCATGTGAAGTTGTCTTCTACGAAGGTAAGGCACTTTCTGTTGCTATGCCAAACTCACTCGTTCGTGAAATCACCTATACAGAACCTGCAGTGAAGGGTGATACCAGCTCAGGCAAGGTTTTGAAGACTGCGAAACTAGCCACTGGCTATGAATTGCAAGTGCCTTTGTTCTGCAACACTGGCGACAAGATCGAAATTGATACTCGCACTGGTGAATACCGTAGCCGTGCTAATTAA
- the earP gene encoding elongation factor P maturation arginine rhamnosyltransferase EarP produces MRWDIFCQIVDNYGDAGVCWRLARSLSSLHQQEVRIFCDDLPTLNLIASGTDTSIKERIDIQPWEASFNNTRHPVQTPNVVIEAFGCDLPERYLAGLFIAPVKPIIINLEYLSAEPWILDFHGKASPQSHGISKYFFFPGFQDAAGGILVDPIPLDGEVNRENIPSALQQTWSKLRPHAKRISVFCYPGAPLRKWLENLSSLNEDVDVLLTHGHAEQLNLYGQQALRLPSNLQLLSIPFVSQDEYDWVLSQCDFNIVRGEDSFVRAQLAGKPFIWHIYPQEDRAHEVKLAAFLDLYLEEANQELRLAIIAAMTWAMPNEWFGLLDQWSAYAKAWRSLLLQKQGDGGLTARLLRFTS; encoded by the coding sequence ATGCGTTGGGATATTTTCTGCCAAATCGTAGATAACTATGGTGATGCCGGCGTTTGCTGGCGTCTAGCACGTAGCTTATCAAGTCTTCATCAGCAAGAGGTACGTATTTTTTGCGATGATCTACCGACCCTGAATCTAATCGCCTCTGGCACCGATACAAGTATAAAAGAACGCATCGATATACAACCCTGGGAGGCCAGCTTTAACAATACAAGACATCCAGTCCAGACCCCAAATGTGGTGATTGAGGCATTTGGGTGCGACCTACCTGAACGTTACCTTGCAGGCTTATTCATAGCCCCGGTTAAGCCCATCATTATTAATTTGGAATATTTGAGCGCCGAACCATGGATTTTGGATTTCCATGGCAAAGCATCGCCACAATCACATGGCATTTCCAAATACTTTTTCTTCCCAGGATTTCAGGATGCTGCTGGCGGCATCTTGGTTGACCCCATTCCACTAGATGGCGAGGTAAATAGAGAGAACATTCCCTCAGCACTTCAACAGACTTGGTCAAAACTTCGCCCGCATGCAAAACGCATCAGCGTGTTTTGCTATCCAGGTGCACCACTACGTAAATGGCTTGAAAACCTGAGCTCACTCAATGAAGATGTTGATGTTTTGCTAACGCATGGCCATGCTGAACAATTAAATCTATATGGCCAACAAGCACTTCGACTACCAAGCAATCTGCAATTGCTATCGATTCCATTTGTTTCTCAAGATGAATACGACTGGGTTCTATCTCAATGCGATTTCAATATCGTCCGGGGTGAGGATTCTTTTGTTAGGGCGCAGTTAGCAGGCAAACCTTTTATATGGCACATTTACCCTCAAGAAGATCGTGCTCACGAAGTCAAATTGGCGGCATTTTTAGACCTCTATCTTGAAGAGGCAAATCAAGAATTGCGCTTAGCCATCATTGCGGCAATGACTTGGGCGATGCCCAACGAATGGTTTGGCTTGCTAGACCAGTGGAGTGCTTACGCAAAAGCATGGCGCAGTCTATTACTCCAAAAACAAGGGGATGGTGGCTTGACAGCCCGTCTATTGCGGTTTACCAGCTAA